One genomic segment of Oreochromis aureus strain Israel breed Guangdong linkage group 9, ZZ_aureus, whole genome shotgun sequence includes these proteins:
- the gfod1 gene encoding glucose-fructose oxidoreductase domain-containing protein 1 isoform X2, which yields MMSAAQYYPKLLSIMGNVLRFLPAFVRMKELLEEGYIGELLVCEAQVHSGSLLGKKYNWSCDDLMGGGGLHSVGSYIIDLLTFLTGQRAAKVHGFLKTFVKQTDHIRGIRQITSDDFCTFQMVLEGGACCTVTLNFNVPGEFRQEVIVVGTDGRLTVTGTDLYGQKNSGGGESGGGPELLLKDTTPLEKASLPEKAFSDIPSPYLTGTIRMIQAVRQAFQDQDDRRTWDGRPLTMAATFEDCLYALCVVDTIKKSNQCGEWQNIVVMTEEPEVSPAYLISEAMRRSRMSLYC from the exons ATGATGTCAGCTGCCCAGTACTACCCCAAGCTGCTGAGCATTATGGGAAATGTTCTGCGTTTCTTGCCAGCTTTTGTTCGAATGAAGGAGCTGCTGGAGGAAGGTTACATCGGAGAACTTCTGGTCTGTGAGGCCCAG GTCCACAGCGGTAGCCTCCTTGGGAAAAAATACAACTGGAGCTGCGATGATCTGATGGGAGGTGGTGGCCTGCATTCGGTGGGCAGCTACATTATTGACCTGCTTACGTTTCTGACAGGCCAGCGTGCGGCCAAAGTCCACGGCTTCCTCAAGACTTTCGTCAAACAGACCGACCACATCCGGGGCATCCGTCAGATCACCAGTGACGACTTCTGCACGTTCCAAATGGTACTGGAAGGAGGCGCCTGCTGCACCGTCACACTCAACTTCAATGTCCCCGGAGAGTTCAGGCAGGAGGTGATAGTTGTAGGGACTGACGGGAGGCTAACGGTCACAGGGACAGACTTGTATGGACAGAAGAACAGTGGCGGTGGAGAAAGTGGTGGCGGCCCTGAGCTCCTGCTCAAAGACACCACGCCTCTCGAGAAGGCCTCCCTGCCGGAGAAGGCCTTCAGTGACATTCCGTCCCCTTACCTCACCGGGACAATCCGCATGATCCAGGCTGTGCGGCAGGCCTTCCAGGACCAAGACGACCGGCGGACGTGGGACGGGAGGCCCCTGACAATGGCTGCCACTTTTGAGGATTGCCTATATGCTCTGTGTGTGGTGGATACAATTAAGAAGTCCAACCAGTGCGGAGAGTGGCAGAACATTGTGGTGATGACAGAAGAACCAGAGGTCAGCCCAGCTTATCTGATCAGTGAGGCCATGCGGCGGAGTAGGATGTCCCTCTACTGTTAG